In the genome of Entelurus aequoreus isolate RoL-2023_Sb linkage group LG08, RoL_Eaeq_v1.1, whole genome shotgun sequence, one region contains:
- the eif2b1 gene encoding translation initiation factor eIF-2B subunit alpha, with translation MNEEELVENFRAQMRNDPDVASAVAAIRTLLEFLKRDQGETLLGLGESLKWATDRLTAVDSSVALSSGGELFLRFISLTSLEHQDLSRCKKVMEERGELFLEKISMSRSKVAKLCHTFIKDGAKILTHSYSRVVLRVLEKAAGENKRFSVFVTESQPDGTGRQMAEDLRKLNVPVTVVLDAAVGYILEKVDQVIVGAEGVVESGGIINKIGTYQTAVCAKAHNKPFYVVAESFKFVRLYPLNQQDVPDKFKYKVDTLKHLPNLSEEHPLVDYTPPSLITLLFTDLGVLTPSAVSDELIKLYL, from the exons ATGAATGAAGAAG AGCTGGTGGAGAACTTCCGGGCTCAGATGAGGAACGATCCGGACGTGGCGTCCGCCGTGGCCGCCATCCGCACCCTGCTGGAGTTCCTGAAGAGAGACCAAG GTGAGACCCTCCTGGGACTGGGAGAGAGTCTGAAGTGGGCCACGGATCGTCTGACCGCCGTGGATTCGTCTGTGGCCTTGTCATCTGGCGGCGAGCTCTTCCTGCGCTTCATCAGCCTCACGTCGCTGGAGCACCAG GATCTGTCCCGCTGCAAGAAGGTGATGGAGGAACGAGGAGAGCTTTTCTTAGAGAAGATCTCCATGTCCAGAAGCAAAGTGGCTAAGCTGTGTCACACCTTCATCAAAGATGGCGCA AAAATCCTGACACATTCCTACTCCAGAGTGGTCCTCCGCGTGCTGGAAAAGGCGGCGGGCGAGAACAAACGTTTCTCCGTCTTCGTCACAGAGTCGCAGCCCGATGGCACCGG GCGGCAGATGGCAGAAGACTTGAGGAAGCTCAACGTTCCTGTGACCGTGGTCTTGGACGCGGCTGTGGG GTACATCCTGGAGAAGGTGGATCAGGTCATCGTGGGCGCAGAGGGCGTGGTGGAGAGCGGCGGGATCATCAACAAG ATTGGCACCTACCAGACGGCGGTGTGTGCCAAGGCTCACAACAAACCGTTCTACGTGGTGGCTGAGAGCTTCAAGTTTGTGCGCCTCTACCCGCTCAACCAACAGGACGTGCCGGATAAGTTCAAG TACAAAGTGGACACGTTGAAACACCTCCCCAACCTGTCCGAGGAACACCCGCTGGTGGACTACACGCCCCCCTCCCTCATCACCCTCCTCTTCACCGACCTGGGCGTCCTCACGCCGTCGGCCGTCAGCGACGAGCTCatcaagctttatttataa